The Amycolatopsis sp. NBC_01480 genome segment GCACTCGACAGTGGAGTTGCGTGCGCGCCGGGCTTGTGATCCGCGACGCGGGCGGCCGAGGCGAGGTGGCGCCCGTCCGTAGACTGGCTCGAACGCGGCGGAGTGAAGGGAACCAGGCGAGGTGGAGCTGTGACGATGCTGGACTCGGTGCACGGACCGGCCGACCTGAAGCGGCTGAGTGTCGAGGACCTCGACGAGCTGGCCGCCGAAATCAGGGATTTCCTGGTGGACAAGGTGCGGCGCTCCGGCGGCCACCTCGGCCCGAACCTCGGTGTCGTGGAGCTCACGCTCGCGCTGCACCGCGTGTTCGACTCGCCGCGGGACGCGATCGTGTGGGACGTCGGGCACCAGTCCTACGTGCACAAGATCGTGACCGGGCGGCACGGCGAGTTCGACCGGCTGCGCCAGCTCGGCGGCCCGACCGGCTACCCGTCGCGGGCCGAGAGCGAGCACGACCTGGTGGAGAACAGCCACGCGTCCACCGCGCTGTCCTATGTGGACGGCTTGGCGAAGGCCTTCGAGCTGTCCGGCGGCGAGCGGCGGCACGCGGTCGCGGTGGTCGGCGACGGCGCGCTGACCGGCGGCATGTGCTGGGAGGCGCTCAACAACATCGCGGCCAACCGGGAGCGCCCGGTGGTGATCGTGGTCAACGACAACGGCCGGTCCTACTCGCCGACCATCGGCGGGGTCGCCGACCACCTGGCCTCGCTGCGGCTGCAGCCCGGCTACGAGCGGCTGCTCGACGGCGGCCGCGAGATCCTGCGCCACACCCCGGTGGTGGGCAAGCCGATCTACGCCGCGCTGCACGCCGCGAAGGCCGGCCTCAAGGACGCGCTGACCCCGCAGATGATGTTCTCCGACCTGGGCCTGAAGTACCTCGGCCCGGTGGACGGGCACGACCTGGTGGCGCTGGAGAAGGCGTTCCACACCGCCCGCGCGTTCGGCGGCGCGGTGATCGTGCACGTGGTCACCGAGAAGGGCCACGGCTACGCGCCCGCGGTGAACCACCAGGCCGACCAGATGCACCAGACCGACCCGATCGACCCGGAGACCGGCCTGCCGCCGGTGAAGGGCCCGAGCTGGACCGGGGTGTTCGGCGACGAGCTGGCGAAGATCGGCGCCGAGCGCGAGGACGTCGTCGCGATCACCGCGGCGATGCTGCGCTCCACCGGGCTGGAGAAGTTCGCCGAGCGGTTCCCGGACCGCTGGTTCGACGTCGGCATCGCCGAGCAGCACGCGGTCACCTCGGCGGCCGGGCTGGCGATGGGCGGCTACCACCCGGTGGTGGCGGTCTACTCGACCTTCCTCAACCGCGCGTTCGACCAGGTGCTGATGGACGTCGCGCTGCACCGCCAGCCGGTGACGCTGGTGCTGGACCGGGCGGGCATCACCGGGCCGGACGGGCCGAGCCACCACGGCATGTGGGACCTCTCGCTGCTGGGCATGGTGCCCGGCATGCGCGTGGCCGCGCCGCGCGACCCGGGCACCCTGCGCGAGGAGCTGCGCGAGGCGGTGTCCATTGAGGACGGTCCGAGCGCGCTGCGGTTCTCCAAGGGCTCGGTGGGCCCGGACGTGCCGGCCGTCGAGCGGATCGGCACGGTCGACGTGCTGCGCCGCCCGAGCGAGGTGTGCACGCCGGACGTGCTGCTGGTCGCCGTGGGCTCGTTCGCGAAGCTGGGCCTCGAAGCCGCCGACCGCCTGGCGGACCAGGGCATCGGCGTGACCGTGGCCGACCCGCGCTGGGTGGTGCCGGTGCCCGCGGAGCTGGTCGCGCTGGCCGAGCAGCACAAGCTCGTGGTGACGGTGGAGGACAGCGGCCGCCACGGCGGCTTCGGCTCCGCGCTGGCGACCGTCCTGCGCGACGCCGAGTGCGACGTCCCGCTGCGTGATTTGGCGGTGCCGCAGGACTTCCACGAGCACGGCACCCGCAACGAGGTCCTCGACCGGGTCGGCCTGACCGCCCAGGACGTGGCCCGGCGCATCACCGAATGGGCGTCCGGGCGGCTGGGCACCGACGTGGCCCCGGCGGCCGAGAAGCAGCCTCGGGCCTGAAGCGCCCCAATGTGGCGTTGGGTGCGTTGAGCGCACCGAACGCCACATTGGGGGCGCAAACCAGCCAGGGTTGGCGGACGCCAGCCGGGCGCCGCTTTGTGTTGGTGCGTCAGGCTTCCGCAGCCACCGCTGCGGTATCAACGCGAGCCGGACCGAACACCGCACGCGGTTCCGGGAACAGCTTGACCAGCACCGGGTAGGCCACCGCGGCCACGCCCAGGGTCACGACGAGACTGATGTCCACACCGCCCGCGATGCCGTGCAGGGGGCCGGTGATCATCGGGGTGTTCGCGCACAGCAGGCCCAGCGCCGTGGCCGGCAGCCAGGCCGCCATCGCGCGCCAGTTGACGCCGCGGTGGAACCAGTAGCGGCCGCCGGTGCGGCCCTCGTTGAACACCTGCAGGTCGGCCGGGTCGTAATAACCGCGGCGCAGCAGGTAGCCGATCATCATGATCACCATCCACGGCGAGGTGCACAGCACGATCAGCGTGGCGAACGCGTTGATGCTGGAGACCATGTCGAGCACGAAGTTGCCGACGAAGATGAACAGCACGCTCAGCGTCCCGATCAGCAGCGTCGCCTGCACCCGGGACAGGCGCGGGAAGATCGAGCTGAAGTCCAAACCGGTGCCGTACAACGAGGTCGTGCCCGTGGACAGCCCGCCGACCAGCGCGACGACGATCAGCGGGATCGCGTACCAGAGCGGGGAGACCGCGGTCAGCCCGGTGACGTAGTCGGCCGGGTCGGCGACCAGCGTCGCCGTCGCGATGCCGAAGCCGAACGGCAGCAGCGTCGCCAGTTGCGCGAGGAACGGCGCGGCCAGCAGGGAACGGCGGCGGTAGCGGTCCGGGATGTAGCGCGACCAGTCGCCGAGGAAGGCGCCGAACGAGATCGGGTTGGCCATCACGGTCAGCACGGCCAGGATCCA includes the following:
- a CDS encoding purine-cytosine permease family protein is translated as MSDKITEVEQHGIAPIPPAEQTSRPRDLFRLAFGGANTFATIILGTLPIAYGLGFWAALAATAVGVVLGGLVLAPMALFGPVTRTNNAVSSGAHFGVVGRCVGSFLSLLTAITFFAISVWVSGDAVAGAAQRLFGFDGGAALRAVAYGLIAVATLVVCIYGYRFMLLVNRVAVVLGTAIMLLGIFAYGGSFDPGFAGTGAYALGTFWPTWILAVLTVMANPISFGAFLGDWSRYIPDRYRRRSLLAAPFLAQLATLLPFGFGIATATLVADPADYVTGLTAVSPLWYAIPLIVVALVGGLSTGTTSLYGTGLDFSSIFPRLSRVQATLLIGTLSVLFIFVGNFVLDMVSSINAFATLIVLCTSPWMVIMMIGYLLRRGYYDPADLQVFNEGRTGGRYWFHRGVNWRAMAAWLPATALGLLCANTPMITGPLHGIAGGVDISLVVTLGVAAVAYPVLVKLFPEPRAVFGPARVDTAAVAAEA
- the dxs gene encoding 1-deoxy-D-xylulose-5-phosphate synthase; the protein is MTMLDSVHGPADLKRLSVEDLDELAAEIRDFLVDKVRRSGGHLGPNLGVVELTLALHRVFDSPRDAIVWDVGHQSYVHKIVTGRHGEFDRLRQLGGPTGYPSRAESEHDLVENSHASTALSYVDGLAKAFELSGGERRHAVAVVGDGALTGGMCWEALNNIAANRERPVVIVVNDNGRSYSPTIGGVADHLASLRLQPGYERLLDGGREILRHTPVVGKPIYAALHAAKAGLKDALTPQMMFSDLGLKYLGPVDGHDLVALEKAFHTARAFGGAVIVHVVTEKGHGYAPAVNHQADQMHQTDPIDPETGLPPVKGPSWTGVFGDELAKIGAEREDVVAITAAMLRSTGLEKFAERFPDRWFDVGIAEQHAVTSAAGLAMGGYHPVVAVYSTFLNRAFDQVLMDVALHRQPVTLVLDRAGITGPDGPSHHGMWDLSLLGMVPGMRVAAPRDPGTLREELREAVSIEDGPSALRFSKGSVGPDVPAVERIGTVDVLRRPSEVCTPDVLLVAVGSFAKLGLEAADRLADQGIGVTVADPRWVVPVPAELVALAEQHKLVVTVEDSGRHGGFGSALATVLRDAECDVPLRDLAVPQDFHEHGTRNEVLDRVGLTAQDVARRITEWASGRLGTDVAPAAEKQPRA